Genomic segment of Corvus moneduloides isolate bCorMon1 chromosome 14, bCorMon1.pri, whole genome shotgun sequence:
GTTCCCATCCCTCTCTCAAAACTTTTGAGCCCAGGAATTGGCAGCTCCATCCTATGGGCACATCTTCTGTGCAAATCACTGGCCTGCTTCTTCCACAGGCCCTTGCTGGCCCCCCAGGGCCAGCTCCTGGGGGACTcattttggggaggggagggtgaGGCTGGCTGGGGAAGCACGGGGGGCTGCCGGAGGGTCGTGCTTTACCCGGGAGCTGGAGAGCTGCGAGAGCGTCGCGTAGGTGTGCTCGCTGCTGTGCCGGCTGCTCAGCTGCCGCAGGGACTCCAGGCTGGCCGTGCCGCTGCTCAGGCCCTTTTGGCATCCAGCAGTGTGCACCAAACAGAAACAGGACAGCGGGTGACCGAGGGCTCTACTCCGGCCCCGGGGCAGCGGCTCTGGGTGCCAggatggggatggtggggaGATGGGGGCCCTGAGTTGGGGGAAAAAGTCCCCCCCAGTGTGGCCTGGCACTGGGATCTGTCTTCAGTGTGTGCCAAAGGGATTTGGTTGCATGGAACCTGTGTagtgtatatgtgtgtgtactTGTGTACTCGTGTCTTCTGTGATCTGGTGCCTCATGGTGTGTTTATAGCAAGAAAATGAGAGTGGGGCAGCCACATGCCTACCCCAAGCTTCTTGAAGGCCTGATGCCTGTGTTGATGGGCTGACAGAGGGGAGGAGTATTTCCATGAGTGAGGGATCCTGCCTCTCCAGATCCTGCTGTGCTCCCATCTGCAGCCCAAACCTGTCCCTGGGTGCCACCAGGTCCCCCACACAGCAGTGAGTCCCCATCACCGCTACGGCACAGCAAGGAGCCCAGGTTTGGGGCTGTAGGTAAGGGGAAAGGCTGGTTTCCCCCCATCctcactgtttatttttctgcatttttagaGGAAGCAGAGGCTGCGGATGTCCCAGCAGGAGAAGGACAGCACCCTAAGCAGGGTCTGGAGCACCCATGGGTGCTGTGCACTGTGCTGCAGTGCCCGTGGGTCCCCAGGGTGCCGGTGGAGCCATCTGGGGCAATGGAAcgcagccctgccctgggggctGCTCAGAATctggccctgcagccctggggtgtCCCCTCAGGGGCTGAGATGGGCAGATGTCGTGACAGAGGGGGGTACTCACCATCCTCTGCCGTCGCTGGCGGCGGCGCAGACGCATGAACTCCTTGTGCTGGCGGGAGACAAAGTTGACGGCTGCGTACTCCAGCAAGGCGGCAAAGACGAAGAGCAGGCACACGGCCATCCAGATGTCAATGGCCTTCACGTAGGACACCTGCCGGGGTGAGGGGGGGCTCAGGGACCCACTGCCCCCCACCTTGCTCGTCCCCCCCCCTCACTGCCAAGAAGCACAGGAGCCCTCTCAGCCTGGGCACACAGGACAGAGCGGCCAATGTTTCCCCTCAGCACATGAGGTGCCCCAGCTGATGAGGCTCCAAAGCCAAGCCATTCCCAGGGAAAGGCTGCCCGTGGGGCACTGCAGCGGGGGAGCCCAGCATGGAGCCAGCACTGACCTTGGGCAGGGAGGCCCGGGAGCCGGCGCTCTGCGTGGTCATGGTGAGCACTGTGGTGATGCCCAAGCCCACCCGGGCTGGTGCCGCATCCATGTTGATCCAAAAGGAGACCCAGGAGAGGATGACAATGAGTAGGCTGGGGATGTACATCTGGATCAGGTAGTAACCCATCTGCCTCTCCAGGTGGAACTTCACCTCGATGCAGGTGAACTTGCCTGTAGGGAAAGACGGCCCTGATGGGCGAGAGGGACCCCTGGGCCATGGTGAGGGGGTGGCAGCAGGTCCCTGGGGTGCTCACCTGTGTTGTAGTACTTGGTGCAATAGCCCAGGTCCTTCTCATCCCTGAGGATGAACTGTGGGAGTGTCAAGCCCTCTGCCACCTGCACggcctcctgctcctccagccactCGAAGATGAGGTCGTTCATAGTGTAGCCAACTGGAGGGGATGTAGGGAgccatgggatggggacacgtACCCTGTTCAACCCCACCCTGAACaactgctttttcctgcttatGTCCCTCAGAAAAAGTGAGCTGCCAGCTTTTGGGATGGCATGGaatgggaggggatgggatgggaagaggGAAATGAAGCACAGCTTGAACCCCTTGAGGTACTCACAACTCTCCAGCTGCATGGTGCATGTCTGGATGTCCATGGGGAAGTTCTTGAGGTCCATGGGGCAGGACAGGATCAGTgtcagcctggaggaggcagaggaaaggagagagttGTTGGGGCTGGGGCAGTCAGTGGGGAAAATTTGCCCCACGGAAGACAAGAGCAAAACTTTGCCTCCCCACTCAGGCACTGCACCAGAGGAAGAGGTTCTACCTAATGCTGTAGAGCACATTGCCATTCTTGAAGATGCGCAGGAGCTTGTTGTCGGTGGTGACCTCATGGAAATTGGCCCCTTTCTCATTGGCAAAGAACAAGTCTGGCTTCCAGATGGAGTCGAGCATGGAGGGGTCGAGGTCGAGGGAGTCGTCGGGGTACTCCCGGTAAGCCAGGCGGGGGTCGTTCCACTGCTGCCGCAGGAACACGTTCACCCGGTAGtcctgggacaggggacacgGCGTCAGCTGCAAGCACCCTGTGGCAcccaggaaggaggaggaggaggaggaagggatggaggaggcGTTGGAAGGGGCTCCCTCTCTTGAAGCCCTGCTGTTGCTGTGTGCCTGTCACTAAAAAAGCAcggagctggggcagctcagGAGCCTTTCCATGCTGTTGGCAGCCAGGGGAAATTAAAAAGCCAAGGCCACAGCAGctgagagaaggaggaggagcagaagacCAGtaactgctgcctgcagcagtctGCACATGGCTCTGTGGGCCTGTCGATAGTATTAAGGCTTTGCACAAATAGGACATTTTTAGCCCTGGGACTTCCTCAAAGGTGTTCCTCATGCACCCAAGGAGGTTCAGGATGGCAGGGGGCTACATCCAGCTGCCCCACTGTGACTCTTTGGGGGTCTTTCTTCCAGCTCAGGCACAGGGAATGTGACCTACACAGCCAAGCTTGTATTAGCTGACCTCAGAAAAGTCACAGCCATATGGTATGGCTTTGCATGTCCCCACCGTGGTgccagggatggatccagagAAGGGGTCACAGGAGCCCCTGTGAGCACAGCCATGGGCACTGGGACCCACACGCTCCGtggcacagccactgccagccccgaggctctgggagaggagagcCCATCGCGCCGGCAAAACCCTCACCATGGTGGTCTCGGTGACGGAGCCGAAGCTGTTGATGAAGATGTTGCACGTCACGTTGACGGGTGGACCTGGAAAACAGCGGGAAGCCTCCTCTTGCTGCCGGCTGCTGAGACACGCGCGCTCCGCTGGCACACGCGGGGACACCGACTCCGGCACGCTGAACACACACAGGCGTCCCCTGCCACCCCTGGGGTGTGGGGGTGAACCCCAGCACCCCCTGCAGCCACCCACGCCGTCAGGCAAAGCGAGcacacagtgctggcagaagcagCCAGGACTCTGGGGAGGATGTTGGGATGTAGGGATGTGGGTCAGGGTCCTGCCCCAAAGCCCCTGGGTTTGGGCAGCCATAAGCGTGGATCTGCCGGGTTTGGAACCCTCACGTCTTCCCTCTTACCTTTGAAGTTGGGTCGGATGCGGGCATCGTACCCTGAGGTTCGTCCCATAAGCTTGTCCAGGAAATCAGAGGGTGACATGGGCTGGGGTGAGCTTCGGGAAGCAGCTTTAATCTCCTCCCGCCCTGAGACCAGCCTGCGGGGCAGGGGAGATGGGttagctgctgcctgctggcacCAGAGGTCTGCAGGCACATTTTGGCACCCCGTGGGGA
This window contains:
- the LOC116451024 gene encoding glycine receptor subunit alpha-4 isoform X1, with the translated sequence MGALRADALAFLLLLLLLGCLLPRRGPLRLVSGREEIKAASRSSPQPMSPSDFLDKLMGRTSGYDARIRPNFKGPPVNVTCNIFINSFGSVTETTMDYRVNVFLRQQWNDPRLAYREYPDDSLDLDPSMLDSIWKPDLFFANEKGANFHEVTTDNKLLRIFKNGNVLYSIRLTLILSCPMDLKNFPMDIQTCTMQLESFGYTMNDLIFEWLEEQEAVQVAEGLTLPQFILRDEKDLGYCTKYYNTGKFTCIEVKFHLERQMGYYLIQMYIPSLLIVILSWVSFWINMDAAPARVGLGITTVLTMTTQSAGSRASLPKVSYVKAIDIWMAVCLLFVFAALLEYAAVNFVSRQHKEFMRLRRRQRRQRMGLSSGTASLESLRQLSSRHSSEHTYATLSQLSSSREEELSRESRFYLRGYGLGHCLQPKEGAGEGPGVYSPPPGSAVLREGDSLCRRYIDRAKRIDTISRAVFPFTFLVFNIFYWVVYKVLRSEDIHLVP
- the LOC116451024 gene encoding glycine receptor subunit alpha-4 isoform X2, translated to MGALRADALAFLLLLLLLGCLLPRRGPLRLVSGREEIKAASRSSPQPMSPSDFLDKLMGRTSGYDARIRPNFKGPPVNVTCNIFINSFGSVTETTMDYRVNVFLRQQWNDPRLAYREYPDDSLDLDPSMLDSIWKPDLFFANEKGANFHEVTTDNKLLRIFKNGNVLYSIRLTLILSCPMDLKNFPMDIQTCTMQLESFGYTMNDLIFEWLEEQEAVQVAEGLTLPQFILRDEKDLGYCTKYYNTGKFTCIEVKFHLERQMGYYLIQMYIPSLLIVILSWVSFWINMDAAPARVGLGITTVLTMTTQSAGSRASLPKVSYVKAIDIWMAVCLLFVFAALLEYAAVNFVSRQHKEFMRLRRRQRRQRMEEELSRESRFYLRGYGLGHCLQPKEGAGEGPGVYSPPPGSAVLREGDSLCRRYIDRAKRIDTISRAVFPFTFLVFNIFYWVVYKVLRSEDIHLVP